One genomic region from Haloarcula taiwanensis encodes:
- a CDS encoding aspartate-semialdehyde dehydrogenase, translating to MTVRVGVLGATGAVGQRLIQLLDPHPEFEIAALTASDASAGETYKDAAKWRVNSPIPEDVAGLEVRATDPDSVPDDVDLIFSSLPSSVGAEVEPEFCEAGYTVSSNSSNGRMDEDVPLIIPEVNADHVDLLEVQRDERGWDGALLKNPNCSTITMVPPLAALDREFDLTDVRVSTLQAVSGAGYSGVTSMEIIDNAIPHIGGEEQKMETESRKLLGSFDGAEVHLNEMDVAASCNRIPTLDGHLENVWADTAEDISAADAEAATESVTGIDLPSSPEKLITVFEEPDRPQPRLDRNVEDGMGVAVGGFRETTDGVQFNCLAHNTMRGAAGASVLNGELLNKRGYL from the coding sequence ATGACTGTACGCGTAGGTGTGCTCGGTGCGACTGGCGCGGTCGGGCAGCGACTTATCCAACTGCTTGACCCCCACCCCGAGTTCGAGATCGCAGCACTGACCGCCAGCGACGCAAGCGCTGGCGAGACATACAAGGACGCCGCAAAGTGGCGCGTCAACTCCCCGATTCCCGAAGACGTGGCCGGGTTAGAAGTCCGCGCCACCGACCCGGATTCGGTGCCTGACGACGTCGATCTCATCTTCTCCTCACTCCCGTCGAGCGTCGGCGCGGAAGTCGAACCGGAGTTCTGTGAGGCCGGCTACACAGTCTCGTCGAACTCCTCCAACGGCCGGATGGACGAGGACGTGCCGCTCATCATTCCCGAGGTCAACGCCGACCACGTCGACCTCCTGGAAGTCCAGCGTGACGAGCGCGGCTGGGACGGCGCGCTCCTGAAGAACCCGAACTGCTCGACGATCACGATGGTCCCGCCCCTGGCCGCGCTGGACCGCGAGTTCGACCTGACCGACGTGCGCGTCTCGACGCTCCAGGCCGTCTCCGGTGCGGGCTACTCTGGCGTCACATCGATGGAGATCATCGACAACGCCATCCCGCACATCGGCGGCGAAGAGCAGAAGATGGAGACCGAATCGCGCAAGCTGCTCGGCTCGTTCGACGGCGCGGAGGTCCACCTCAACGAGATGGACGTGGCCGCCTCCTGTAACCGCATCCCGACGCTCGACGGCCACCTCGAAAACGTCTGGGCCGACACCGCCGAGGACATCTCTGCGGCCGACGCCGAGGCCGCGACGGAGTCGGTTACCGGCATCGACCTGCCGTCTTCGCCGGAGAAACTCATCACGGTGTTCGAGGAACCCGACCGCCCACAGCCACGCCTCGACCGCAACGTCGAGGACGGCATGGGCGTCGCAGTCGGCGGGTTCCGCGAGACGACGGACGGCGTCCAGTTCAACTGCCTCGCGCACAACACGATGCGCGGTGCCGCCGGTGCGAGCGTGCTGAACGGCGAACTGCTGAACAAGCGCGGCTATCTGTAA
- a CDS encoding DNA-binding protein, whose protein sequence is MSLLFDHVIGSFALDDASLCAVTDAALDDSGDVVPARPVAEFAAHHDELAHPAEDWVCIPLHEPDSARPTGEYVAFTDHSLHGQIFVFERDGERDFVDADGFGATGLADRLRFWHSDYVPETYPPSYDAPIDDSEPPRNPIPSAELIDGLRSHVERERAATRQQNRERAERRSPAEVYGAGGDAVPDLHARGRDDGAYRFRVDPPADIAAEWDGDWAFVVESVFGIHEGNEVLIHAERERGRGDDPFPVPATVERIRGRSVWLAVDWGEVDGATTLESALTDSDATYGLTALLNPVPFDRERAAIELLTDHRFRAVLAGDRPITFSNGAAARSDQFDGELNQEQQLAVEHALLADDLFCIHGPPGTGKTRTLVEIVRRAAQAGEDVLVCADSNQAVDNLVAGSSTGDGADPQSLHAYGQHGDGDYTLDRVNASQSANDVVGRAYSDVPGRADVVAVTNNSAATLAREFDLVVLDEATQSTCAASCIPLVRADRAVLAGDHRQLPPYSASDEPPASSYGHSLFEHLYADGGVYEGVGLQLQTQYRMHRDIAYFPNRRFYDRTLRNGRAVDPLPDRPALEGYNVGGRVETAGHSKANPTEARLVAHLVQDLLADVPAEEIGVITPYSAQVSRIREMLAERTDAGDGVTVDTIDSFQGGERTAIVLSLVRSNADGTVGFLGRPVDGPRRLNVALTRAKRYCAVVADWHTLRYDADGKCTDLYSDFYQFVSNTDRLNDVDPEFIPV, encoded by the coding sequence ATGTCCCTCCTGTTCGACCACGTCATCGGGTCGTTTGCCCTCGACGACGCGTCGTTGTGTGCCGTTACCGACGCTGCTCTCGACGACAGCGGCGATGTCGTCCCCGCGCGGCCCGTTGCCGAGTTTGCGGCCCACCACGACGAGCTCGCCCATCCCGCGGAAGACTGGGTCTGTATCCCATTACACGAACCAGACTCGGCGCGACCGACGGGAGAGTACGTCGCCTTCACTGACCACTCGTTACACGGACAGATTTTCGTCTTCGAGCGCGACGGCGAGCGGGACTTCGTCGATGCGGACGGGTTCGGAGCCACGGGGCTGGCCGACCGTCTCCGGTTCTGGCACTCCGACTACGTCCCGGAAACGTACCCACCCTCCTACGACGCACCGATAGACGACAGCGAACCGCCCCGAAATCCGATCCCGTCGGCAGAACTGATCGACGGCTTGCGGTCTCACGTCGAGCGCGAACGTGCGGCGACTCGCCAGCAAAACCGAGAGCGCGCCGAACGGCGCTCACCTGCCGAGGTGTACGGGGCCGGTGGTGATGCAGTCCCCGACCTGCACGCGCGCGGCCGAGATGACGGAGCGTATCGGTTTCGCGTCGACCCACCCGCTGACATCGCCGCCGAGTGGGACGGTGACTGGGCGTTTGTCGTCGAATCCGTGTTCGGCATTCACGAGGGAAACGAGGTGCTGATTCACGCCGAGAGGGAGCGCGGACGCGGCGACGACCCGTTCCCTGTCCCGGCGACAGTCGAGCGCATCCGCGGGCGTTCGGTCTGGCTCGCGGTGGACTGGGGCGAGGTCGACGGGGCGACAACACTCGAAAGCGCACTCACTGACAGTGATGCCACCTACGGGCTCACGGCGCTGCTCAATCCCGTTCCGTTCGACCGCGAACGTGCGGCGATTGAGTTGCTGACCGACCACCGATTTCGGGCCGTACTCGCCGGCGACCGGCCGATAACCTTCTCGAACGGGGCTGCCGCCCGGAGCGACCAGTTCGACGGGGAACTGAACCAGGAGCAGCAACTGGCTGTCGAGCACGCGCTGCTGGCCGACGACCTGTTCTGTATCCACGGCCCACCGGGGACAGGGAAGACGCGGACGCTCGTCGAAATCGTCCGGCGGGCCGCACAGGCCGGTGAGGATGTGCTGGTGTGTGCGGACTCGAATCAGGCCGTCGACAACCTCGTGGCAGGGTCGTCGACGGGTGACGGGGCCGACCCGCAGTCGCTGCACGCCTATGGCCAGCACGGCGACGGCGACTACACCCTCGACCGCGTGAACGCGAGCCAGTCAGCAAACGACGTTGTGGGGCGCGCCTACAGCGACGTGCCCGGGCGGGCTGACGTAGTGGCGGTAACGAACAACAGCGCCGCGACGCTCGCCAGGGAGTTCGACCTGGTAGTCCTCGACGAAGCGACGCAGTCAACCTGCGCAGCGTCGTGTATCCCGCTGGTCCGGGCCGACCGCGCCGTCCTCGCAGGCGACCACCGACAGCTCCCGCCCTACAGCGCCAGCGACGAACCGCCGGCGTCGAGCTACGGTCACTCGCTGTTCGAGCATCTCTACGCTGACGGCGGCGTCTACGAGGGTGTCGGCCTCCAGCTACAGACCCAGTATCGAATGCACCGCGACATCGCGTACTTCCCGAACCGTCGGTTCTACGACCGGACGCTACGGAACGGGCGCGCCGTCGACCCGCTCCCAGACAGGCCGGCGCTTGAAGGGTACAACGTCGGCGGTCGGGTCGAAACCGCCGGGCACTCCAAGGCGAATCCCACCGAAGCCCGCCTCGTCGCGCATCTCGTTCAGGACCTGCTGGCAGACGTACCTGCCGAGGAAATCGGTGTCATCACGCCGTACAGCGCGCAGGTGTCACGCATCCGGGAGATGCTCGCAGAGCGAACCGACGCCGGAGACGGAGTGACTGTCGACACCATTGACTCGTTTCAGGGCGGCGAACGGACAGCCATCGTCCTCTCGCTCGTCCGGAGCAACGCCGACGGAACCGTTGGGTTCCTCGGGCGGCCGGTCGACGGCCCCCGGCGGCTGAACGTCGCGCTCACGCGGGCCAAGCGCTACTGCGCCGTCGTCGCCGACTGGCACACACTCCGTTACGACGCCGACGGGAAGTGTACGGATCTCTACAGCGACTTCTACCAGTTCGTCTCGAACACCGACCGCCTGAACGACGTGGACCCCGAATTCATTCCGGTGTAG
- a CDS encoding tyrosine--tRNA ligase, with protein sequence MDTAERLDLVTRHTTEVVTEDELRTLFEESDPSAYIGYAPTGEMHIGHFTTMRKLADFLRAGVDVTVLIADLHAHLDDNKSPFDLLDARSAYYETAIEGMIEAAGADPEDVEFVRGTDFQLDEEYTLEMYRMAAETTISRTQRAASEVVRESESPNLGGLIYPLMQTLDVKALDADIAYGGVDQRGIYMLSREILPDHGGESPICLFAPLLSGLSGGKMSASDEASKVNLTDSPDEVDEKIGQAYCPAGEVEENGVLEYLEHLVFPVLDVRDESFVVERPEEYGGDLTYESYDEVESDFVSGELHPADLKPSAAGAISDVIDPVRERLADEEDLLAEAYPEKYGAE encoded by the coding sequence ATGGATACCGCCGAGCGACTCGATCTGGTGACGCGACACACCACAGAAGTCGTCACCGAGGACGAACTGCGGACGCTGTTCGAGGAGAGCGACCCGTCGGCGTACATCGGCTACGCGCCGACCGGCGAGATGCACATCGGTCACTTCACGACGATGCGAAAGCTCGCGGATTTCCTGCGGGCCGGCGTCGACGTGACGGTCCTCATCGCGGACCTGCACGCCCACCTCGACGACAACAAATCGCCCTTTGACCTGCTGGATGCCCGCTCGGCCTACTACGAAACGGCCATCGAGGGGATGATTGAAGCGGCCGGCGCAGACCCCGAGGACGTGGAGTTCGTCCGCGGGACTGACTTCCAGCTTGACGAGGAGTACACGCTGGAGATGTACCGGATGGCCGCCGAAACGACGATCTCCCGCACGCAGCGTGCGGCCAGCGAGGTCGTTCGCGAGTCCGAGAGCCCGAACCTCGGCGGGCTCATCTATCCGCTGATGCAGACGCTTGACGTGAAGGCGCTGGACGCCGACATCGCCTACGGCGGCGTCGATCAGCGTGGCATCTACATGCTCTCGCGTGAGATTCTGCCGGACCACGGCGGCGAGTCGCCGATCTGCCTGTTCGCGCCGCTCCTGTCCGGTCTCTCGGGCGGCAAGATGAGCGCATCCGACGAGGCGTCGAAGGTTAACCTCACCGACAGCCCCGACGAGGTTGACGAGAAAATCGGGCAGGCGTACTGCCCGGCCGGCGAGGTCGAGGAAAACGGCGTGCTGGAGTACCTCGAACACCTCGTGTTCCCGGTGCTGGACGTCCGCGACGAGTCCTTCGTCGTCGAGCGCCCCGAGGAGTACGGCGGCGACCTCACCTACGAGAGCTACGACGAGGTCGAATCGGACTTCGTCAGCGGCGAACTCCACCCCGCCGACCTGAAGCCGTCCGCCGCGGGCGCTATCTCGGACGTTATCGACCCGGTCCGGGAGCGCCTAGCCGACGAGGAGGACCTCCTCGCCGAGGCCTACCCCGAGAAGTACGGCGCGGAGTAA
- a CDS encoding SAM-dependent methyltransferase — MPPSDPSADNDELVRSRAAVRRTYEDIGDHFSKTREYAWPEVESFVDESSSARTALDVGCGNGRHAELLTEVADRVVGLDASRALLQAATDRVGDSVALLQGDATRLPLAAGSVDLAVYVATLHHLPSRSARRASLDELARVLAPGARALVSAWSTAHDRFDADPDADAGFDTTVDWTLPGGETVPRFYHIYAPAEFERDVADSDLRLVSMELSSGNCYGVVEPEGKRT; from the coding sequence ATGCCCCCCTCCGACCCGAGCGCCGACAACGACGAACTGGTCCGCTCGCGGGCCGCCGTTCGCCGGACGTACGAGGACATCGGCGATCACTTCTCGAAGACCCGCGAGTACGCCTGGCCAGAGGTCGAATCGTTCGTCGACGAGTCCAGCAGTGCTCGAACGGCGCTCGATGTCGGCTGTGGCAACGGCCGCCACGCGGAACTGCTCACAGAGGTCGCTGACCGCGTCGTCGGCCTCGACGCCAGCCGCGCGCTCCTGCAAGCCGCGACCGACCGCGTCGGCGACAGCGTCGCGCTGCTGCAGGGCGACGCGACGCGGCTCCCGCTTGCTGCCGGGTCCGTCGACCTCGCGGTGTACGTGGCGACGCTGCATCACCTCCCGTCGCGGTCCGCCCGCCGCGCCAGTCTGGACGAACTGGCTCGCGTGCTCGCGCCGGGCGCTCGCGCACTCGTCAGCGCGTGGAGTACGGCCCACGACCGCTTCGACGCCGACCCCGACGCGGACGCGGGCTTTGACACGACAGTCGACTGGACGCTCCCCGGCGGCGAGACAGTGCCGCGGTTCTACCACATCTACGCGCCGGCCGAATTCGAACGCGATGTCGCCGACAGCGACCTCCGGCTCGTCTCGATGGAACTCTCAAGCGGCAACTGTTACGGGGTTGTCGAACCAGAAGGGAAACGCACTTAA
- a CDS encoding DNA polymerase IV produces MDAARLPGTSGPEQIVAHVDMDCFYAACEQRREPALRGEPLVVGMGYENGTTHGAVATASYEARAYGVESAMAISEALERLPRKVDAVEDPDLDVEDAGFYRPVDMDFYESVAADVREILHAEAAVVREVSIDEAYLDVTDRVSWETVDSWAQDLKDTIESAVGVVASVGVAPTMSAAKVASDRDKPDGLVVVEPGDVREFFADLPVEDVHGVGPVTASELDSLDIETAGDLAAADPELLADRFGERGREIRRYARGEDERSVTPKGDPKSLSRESAFTEATTDSEAKCWQVRTLAEAVADRARRKGARYQTIGIKVVTPPFDVNTRARSLPGPVEEPDLVKRVALDLLSEFDDDPVRKVGVRVSNLDFSAGEQANLDGFSGDTRTEETSDSSVADNSSERAKEQNEEGQVGLGTFGENDEGNEAAGDAVNEGEDTVSTNISLPPGQTTLTDF; encoded by the coding sequence ATGGACGCTGCGCGACTCCCCGGGACCAGCGGCCCCGAGCAGATCGTCGCGCACGTCGACATGGACTGTTTCTACGCCGCCTGCGAACAGCGGCGGGAGCCGGCGCTCCGCGGGGAACCACTCGTCGTGGGAATGGGCTACGAGAACGGCACGACACACGGGGCCGTCGCGACGGCGAGCTACGAGGCGCGGGCGTACGGCGTCGAATCCGCGATGGCCATCTCGGAGGCCCTAGAGCGGCTCCCCCGGAAGGTCGATGCCGTCGAGGACCCGGACCTGGACGTCGAGGACGCGGGGTTCTACCGCCCCGTCGACATGGACTTCTACGAGTCCGTCGCCGCGGACGTCCGGGAGATACTTCACGCTGAGGCAGCGGTCGTCCGCGAGGTGAGTATCGACGAGGCGTACCTCGACGTCACCGACCGGGTCTCCTGGGAGACCGTCGACTCGTGGGCGCAGGACCTGAAAGACACAATCGAGTCGGCAGTCGGCGTGGTGGCCAGCGTCGGCGTCGCCCCGACGATGAGCGCCGCGAAGGTGGCGAGCGACCGCGACAAGCCCGACGGGCTGGTCGTCGTCGAACCCGGAGATGTCCGCGAGTTCTTCGCCGACCTGCCCGTCGAGGACGTCCACGGCGTCGGCCCAGTCACCGCCAGCGAACTCGATTCGCTCGACATCGAGACCGCAGGAGACCTGGCGGCCGCCGACCCGGAACTACTGGCCGACCGCTTCGGCGAGCGCGGCCGCGAGATACGCCGCTACGCCCGCGGCGAGGACGAGCGGTCGGTGACCCCGAAAGGCGACCCCAAGAGCCTCTCGCGGGAGTCCGCGTTCACCGAGGCGACGACCGACTCGGAGGCCAAGTGCTGGCAGGTCCGCACGCTCGCCGAGGCCGTCGCCGACCGCGCCCGGCGGAAGGGCGCGCGCTACCAGACCATCGGCATCAAGGTCGTGACGCCGCCGTTCGACGTGAACACGCGCGCCCGGTCGCTCCCCGGCCCGGTCGAGGAGCCCGATCTGGTCAAGCGCGTCGCGCTGGACCTGCTTAGTGAGTTCGACGACGACCCGGTGCGGAAAGTCGGTGTCCGCGTCTCGAACCTTGATTTCTCGGCCGGCGAGCAGGCCAATCTGGACGGGTTCAGCGGCGACACTAGAACCGAGGAGACGAGCGATAGCTCCGTCGCCGACAACAGCTCAGAGAGGGCCAAAGAACAGAACGAGGAAGGACAGGTCGGACTCGGAACGTTCGGTGAGAACGACGAGGGAAACGAAGCTGCGGGAGATGCGGTAAACGAGGGAGAAGACACCGTCAGTACCAACATTTCGCTCCCGCCCGGCCAGACCACCCTCACAGATTTCTAA